The Aedes aegypti strain LVP_AGWG chromosome 3, AaegL5.0 Primary Assembly, whole genome shotgun sequence genome contains a region encoding:
- the LOC110678612 gene encoding uncharacterized protein LOC110678612: protein MQPNRKSYPFGLLAVHLLFASALALNGESASGTDEGRFFFHGKPILIMPPTAPTRHQLISGIGIPLGTPESITTGWVIKAQYFLPTKVDDYKPVYLEGWNDTRRSFEKREAATNAPDAEHYEAYTAKDVQVDVEPLPEKLDNGAGDEDDYFEDGGDDYWLDAEEEKSYETVSQMMPPSNLESKMSDGYNADSSRWMAYKSMEYLGEQYGSGGRECVLRSICEAASAEFTHTGGVFAELLHIVFTPSSTSEPPSEHSDNEYYRAEQLGREGAPCHLVFHECRNSLLDVFTGIHDPETNSLKVAHEKVLRSFMK, encoded by the exons ATGCAGCCGAACAGGAAATCTTATCCGTTTGGACTTTTGGCCGTCCATCTTCTGTTTGCAAGTGCCTTAGCTTTAAATGGTGAAAGTGCCAGTGGGACAGATGAGGGGCGGTTCTTCTTCCATGGAAAACCAATCCTGATCATGCCGCCTACGGCTCCCACTCGTCATCAGCTTATCAGTGGTATCGGTATACCGTTGGGCACTCCCGAGTCCATAACTACCGGATGGGTAATAAAGGCCCAATATTTTCTACCGACCAAGGTCGACGACTACAAACCGGTGTACTTGGAAGGTTGGAATGATACTCGAAGATCTTTTGAAAAGCGAGAAGCGGCTACCAATGCTCCGGATGCGGAACACTACGAAGCGTACACGGCTAAGGACGTCCAAGTCGACGTGGAGCCTCTTCCAGAAAAGTTGGACAACGGAGCTGGAGATGAAGATGACTATTTTGAAGACGGAGGCGATGACTATTGGCTGGATGCTGAAGAGGAGAAATCGTACGAGACGGTGAGCCAAATGATGCCTCCGTCCAATTTGGAGTCGAAGATGTCCGATGGTTACAATGCAGATAGTTCGAGGTGGATGGCGTACAAGTCGATGGAGTATCTCGGTGAACAGTATGGCTCAGGAGGTCGAGAATGTGTCTTGCGGAGCATTTGCGAAGCGGCCAGCGCAGAGTTCACCCATACGGGTGGAGTGTTTGCGGAGTTGCTGcacattgtttttac GCCGTCGAGTACTTCGGAACCACCGTCGGAGCATAGTGACAATGAGTATTACCGGGCGGAGCAATTGGGAAGGGAAGGCGCCCCGTGTCATTTGGTGTTCCACGAGTGCCGGAATTCGCTGCTGGACGTGTTCACGGGTATTCATGATCCGGAGACGAATTCTTTGAAAGTGGCTCATGAAAAGGTTTTGCGATCGtttatgaaataa